Proteins from a genomic interval of Marispirochaeta aestuarii:
- a CDS encoding SDR family oxidoreductase has translation MNYLEEMFSLKGKTAVITGGGGNIAYAMGEALLQAGANVSLWGHRYPSIDENLDKLARATGLKDQLQRVKADAGDEAAVAEAYEETEKQFGSVDVLINAAGGNRGKSDWVDVDMKTFEEVLHLNLVAGLMVPTKVFVKKWKEKKIKGSIINLTSMTSYIPLSGTHAYGAAKMAVLNLTMAGAREFAPDGIRVNAIAPGFFVGKQNKALLMDEATGNLTARGQAIIDHTPFGRFGEVQELAGALLFLCSEKASGFVTGVSIPVDGGYLVHNI, from the coding sequence ATGAATTATTTGGAAGAGATGTTCAGTTTAAAAGGAAAAACCGCCGTAATTACCGGCGGCGGCGGAAACATCGCCTACGCCATGGGTGAAGCCCTGCTTCAGGCGGGGGCCAATGTTTCACTCTGGGGTCACCGGTATCCCTCCATCGACGAGAACCTGGATAAGCTTGCCAGGGCTACGGGTTTGAAGGACCAGCTGCAGCGGGTCAAGGCCGATGCGGGCGACGAGGCAGCTGTAGCTGAAGCCTATGAAGAGACGGAGAAACAGTTCGGTTCCGTGGATGTACTGATTAACGCCGCGGGAGGCAACCGGGGAAAATCCGACTGGGTGGACGTCGACATGAAGACCTTCGAAGAGGTCCTTCACCTCAATCTGGTAGCCGGTCTTATGGTTCCCACCAAGGTTTTTGTAAAGAAGTGGAAAGAGAAGAAGATCAAGGGGAGCATAATCAACCTGACTTCCATGACCAGCTACATTCCCCTTTCCGGAACCCACGCCTATGGCGCCGCCAAGATGGCGGTCCTGAACCTTACCATGGCCGGTGCCCGGGAGTTCGCCCCCGACGGTATCCGGGTCAACGCCATTGCACCGGGTTTCTTTGTGGGCAAGCAGAACAAGGCCCTCCTGATGGACGAAGCCACGGGAAATCTGACCGCCAGAGGGCAGGCCATCATCGACCATACTCCCTTCGGCCGTTTCGGCGAGGTCCAGGAGCTTGCCGGGGCTCTGCTCTTTCTGTGCAGCGAAAAAGCATCCGGCTTTGTAACGGGCGTTTCCATTCCGGTGGACGGCGGTTACCTGGTTCACAATATCTGA
- a CDS encoding DeoR/GlpR family DNA-binding transcription regulator — protein sequence MPANRRHDEILTILSRLRSVSVGDLTARLKVSEVTIRKDLTTLEEMGFLIRTHGGAELAEDRRFRRTLNMRRNENREKKLAIAARAAELVREGDTIYIDSGSTCMLFAEAVADIALRVVTNSIDVMNRLADRPGISLIAVGGAYHKEAGSFLGPTAIENLRDFQIGTCFMGATGFSAAGVFSSQNILEAQLKQRALEVSERRVILADSSKFEYTAFSVFARADGVDVLITDRDFSGEENMRAAEIDVLIADYPAENSA from the coding sequence ATGCCAGCCAACAGACGGCACGATGAAATACTTACCATCCTCTCCCGATTACGCTCCGTCAGCGTGGGAGATCTTACCGCGAGGCTGAAGGTTTCCGAGGTTACCATCCGCAAGGATCTGACAACCCTGGAGGAGATGGGCTTTCTGATCCGCACCCACGGGGGAGCAGAGCTGGCGGAGGACCGCAGATTTCGGCGGACCCTGAACATGCGGCGCAACGAGAACCGGGAAAAGAAACTCGCCATAGCCGCCAGGGCGGCGGAACTGGTCAGGGAAGGGGACACCATCTACATAGATTCCGGGTCCACCTGCATGCTCTTTGCCGAGGCGGTGGCGGATATTGCCCTGCGGGTAGTCACCAACTCCATCGACGTGATGAACCGCCTGGCGGACAGACCGGGAATAAGCCTGATCGCCGTGGGGGGAGCCTATCACAAGGAGGCCGGCAGTTTTCTCGGGCCGACAGCCATAGAGAACCTGCGGGACTTTCAGATCGGGACCTGTTTTATGGGGGCCACCGGCTTTTCCGCCGCGGGGGTATTTTCGTCCCAGAATATCCTGGAGGCCCAGCTCAAGCAGCGTGCCCTGGAGGTTTCCGAACGGCGGGTAATCCTGGCGGATTCGTCGAAGTTCGAGTACACCGCGTTTTCGGTCTTTGCCCGGGCCGACGGGGTGGATGTACTGATTACCGACAGGGATTTCTCCGGAGAGGAAAATATGCGGGCGGCGGAAATCGATGTTCTGATTGCCGACTACCCGGCTGAAAACAGCGCTTAA
- a CDS encoding HAD family hydrolase, protein MSDPVQELKDFKPRKEFFVGIDSDGCAFDSMEIKHKECFCPQFIYHFGLQSVSKYAREVWEFVNLYSKNRGCNRFMAIQYATELLAARKEVKDRHAEVPVLKDLADWCKRETKLGNPAFLAEVERNPSDEMKMIKAWSLGVNETIAWFVKNVPPYPLVEESLQKMTEKADALVVSQTPTEALEREWGEHGIDKYVRMIAGQERGTKTEHIRFAAGGKYPAEKILMIGDAPGDYKAAKANDALFFPINPGHEEASWEKLYNEGLDRFFAGTFAGSYQEELLREFDQYLPEKPGWN, encoded by the coding sequence ATGAGCGACCCAGTACAGGAATTAAAGGATTTCAAACCCCGGAAGGAGTTCTTCGTCGGTATCGATTCCGATGGCTGCGCCTTCGACTCCATGGAGATCAAACACAAGGAGTGTTTCTGCCCCCAGTTCATCTACCACTTTGGTCTGCAGTCGGTCTCCAAATACGCCCGGGAGGTATGGGAGTTTGTAAATCTCTACTCCAAAAACAGGGGCTGTAACCGCTTCATGGCTATCCAGTACGCCACAGAGCTTCTTGCCGCTCGTAAAGAGGTAAAAGACCGCCACGCCGAGGTTCCGGTGCTCAAGGACCTGGCGGACTGGTGCAAACGGGAGACGAAACTCGGGAATCCCGCCTTCCTGGCGGAGGTGGAACGGAACCCCTCCGACGAGATGAAGATGATCAAAGCCTGGTCCCTGGGGGTCAACGAAACCATCGCCTGGTTCGTCAAAAACGTTCCTCCCTACCCTCTGGTTGAAGAGAGCCTTCAGAAAATGACCGAAAAAGCCGACGCCCTCGTCGTCAGCCAGACCCCCACCGAAGCCCTGGAAAGGGAATGGGGTGAACACGGTATAGACAAGTATGTCCGAATGATCGCCGGTCAGGAACGGGGAACCAAAACGGAACACATCAGGTTCGCCGCCGGCGGAAAGTATCCTGCGGAAAAAATCCTGATGATCGGGGATGCACCGGGGGACTACAAGGCAGCCAAGGCAAACGACGCTCTCTTCTTCCCCATCAACCCCGGACACGAAGAGGCGAGCTGGGAAAAGCTCTACAATGAGGGACTGGACCGCTTTTTTGCCGGGACCTTTGCCGGGAGCTACCAGGAGGAACTTCTGAGGGAGTTTGATCAGTACCTCCCCGAGAAGCCCGGCTGGAATTAG
- a CDS encoding nickel-dependent lactate racemase family protein yields the protein MLYYAAGSEDRVISDDELKSIVESTLKKLGNPKKVLALPPDMSRFHSQAGKITTFLYDYYGKALTDIMPAIGTHAPMSREETDRMFPGVPRELFREHRWRKDLFTLGTVPADFVREQTGGKLDFDWPAQVNSLLADGGHDLILSVGQVVPHEVIGLANYNKNIFVGTGGQEGINKSHFVGAVYGMERIMGRADNPVRAILNYASEHFGDKLPKLVYILTVIGRAEDGSLPIRGLFIGDDHECFYKAAELSLKVNFTMLDRPIKKAVVYLDPEEFKSTWIGNKSIYRTRMAIADGGELIVLAPGVKEFGEDSENDRIIRKYGYVRTSEVLRLVDENEDLQQNLGVAAHLIHGSPEGRFSVTYCPGHLSREEITGAGYNYADINEITRRYNPESLSDGWNTLPDGEEIYYVSNPAVGLWAVPERFTDN from the coding sequence ATGCTCTATTACGCCGCAGGCTCAGAAGACAGGGTTATTTCCGATGATGAACTCAAAAGCATCGTCGAAAGCACCTTAAAGAAACTGGGGAACCCGAAGAAAGTCCTCGCCCTTCCCCCGGACATGAGCCGCTTTCATTCCCAGGCCGGAAAGATTACCACCTTCTTATACGACTACTACGGCAAGGCCCTTACGGACATCATGCCGGCCATCGGAACCCACGCTCCCATGAGCAGGGAGGAGACGGACAGGATGTTTCCGGGTGTTCCCCGGGAACTCTTCCGGGAACACCGCTGGCGAAAGGACCTCTTCACCCTGGGGACGGTTCCCGCTGACTTTGTACGGGAACAGACCGGAGGCAAGCTCGATTTCGACTGGCCCGCCCAGGTAAACAGCCTTCTTGCGGACGGCGGTCATGATCTTATCCTGTCGGTTGGACAGGTGGTCCCCCACGAGGTCATCGGCCTGGCGAACTACAACAAGAACATCTTTGTCGGGACCGGCGGTCAGGAGGGCATTAACAAAAGCCATTTTGTGGGCGCCGTCTACGGAATGGAGAGAATCATGGGAAGGGCGGACAATCCCGTCCGGGCCATTCTGAACTATGCCTCTGAACACTTCGGCGATAAGCTTCCCAAACTGGTCTATATCCTCACGGTTATCGGCAGGGCGGAGGACGGAAGCCTCCCCATCCGGGGCCTTTTTATCGGGGATGATCACGAGTGCTTCTATAAAGCCGCGGAACTCTCCCTGAAGGTCAACTTTACCATGCTCGACAGGCCCATAAAAAAGGCGGTGGTCTATCTGGATCCCGAGGAGTTCAAGAGCACCTGGATCGGGAACAAGAGCATCTATCGTACCCGCATGGCCATAGCCGACGGAGGAGAGCTCATCGTTCTGGCCCCGGGTGTAAAGGAGTTCGGGGAGGACTCTGAAAACGACCGGATCATCCGCAAGTACGGCTACGTTCGTACCAGCGAGGTGCTCCGACTGGTGGATGAGAACGAGGACCTTCAGCAGAACCTGGGGGTCGCAGCCCACCTGATTCACGGTTCTCCCGAGGGGCGTTTCTCCGTAACCTACTGCCCGGGACACTTGAGCCGGGAAGAAATTACCGGGGCGGGTTACAACTACGCCGATATCAATGAGATAACCCGGCGCTACAACCCGGAAAGCCTCAGCGACGGCTGGAACACCCTGCCGGACGGTGAAGAGATCTATTATGTATCCAATCCTGCGGTGGGCCTCTGGGCCGTACCGGAGAGGTTTACTGACAACTGA
- the gnd gene encoding decarboxylating NADP(+)-dependent phosphogluconate dehydrogenase: MAEKKADIGLIGLAVMGQNLVLNMNDKGFKVAVFNRTVSKVDDFLKGPAKGRDTIYGAHSVEEFVAHLERPRKVMLMVKAGDVVDSFIEMVLPHLEEGDLIIDGGNSHFPDTIRRTKALADKGILYIGTGVSGGEEGARLGPSMMPGGNKKAWPLVKNIFQSIAAKTDDGEPCCDWVGEDGAGHYVKMVHNGIEYGDMQLICEAYMLMKNALGMDADEMHEVFKEWNTGDLDSYLVQITRDILAFKDEDGSALVEKILDTAGQKGTGKWTGVSSLDLGVPVTLIGEAVFARCLSAMKEERVEAGKVLSGPDTRFSGDRATFIEDIKKALLASKIISYTQGYMLMREAAREYGWNLNYGGIALMWRGGCIIRSVFLGRIKEAFDKKADLNNLLMDDWFKNKIDECQASWRRVVAKAVELGIPTPAFSTALAFYDGYRNDRLPANLLQAQRDYFGAHTYERVDKPRGQFFHTNWTGTGGDVSASTYNV; the protein is encoded by the coding sequence ATGGCGGAAAAAAAAGCGGATATCGGCCTCATCGGCCTGGCGGTTATGGGACAGAACCTTGTCCTCAACATGAACGACAAGGGATTCAAGGTGGCGGTTTTCAATCGGACCGTAAGCAAGGTAGACGATTTCCTGAAAGGTCCGGCCAAAGGCCGGGACACCATCTACGGTGCCCACTCCGTGGAGGAGTTTGTAGCTCATCTGGAACGTCCCCGGAAGGTCATGCTGATGGTAAAGGCGGGAGATGTTGTGGACAGCTTCATCGAAATGGTCCTGCCCCACCTTGAAGAGGGAGACCTGATTATTGACGGCGGGAACTCCCATTTTCCCGACACCATTCGCCGCACCAAAGCCCTGGCGGATAAGGGGATTCTCTATATCGGCACCGGCGTATCCGGTGGTGAAGAGGGAGCACGCCTGGGACCATCAATGATGCCCGGGGGCAACAAGAAAGCCTGGCCCCTGGTCAAGAACATTTTCCAGTCCATCGCCGCCAAAACCGACGACGGAGAACCCTGCTGCGACTGGGTCGGCGAAGACGGTGCCGGTCACTACGTGAAGATGGTCCACAACGGTATTGAGTACGGAGATATGCAGCTGATCTGCGAAGCCTACATGCTTATGAAGAATGCCTTAGGGATGGATGCCGACGAGATGCACGAGGTATTCAAGGAGTGGAACACCGGAGACCTGGACTCCTACCTGGTGCAGATAACCCGGGATATCCTGGCCTTCAAGGATGAGGACGGATCGGCCCTGGTGGAAAAGATTCTGGATACCGCCGGGCAGAAAGGTACCGGCAAGTGGACGGGAGTCAGCTCCCTGGATCTGGGGGTACCGGTAACCCTGATCGGCGAAGCGGTTTTTGCCCGCTGTCTTTCCGCCATGAAGGAGGAACGGGTGGAAGCCGGCAAGGTGCTTTCCGGACCGGATACCAGATTCTCCGGCGACAGGGCCACCTTTATTGAAGACATAAAGAAGGCCCTCCTGGCGAGCAAGATCATCTCCTACACCCAGGGCTATATGCTGATGCGGGAAGCTGCCAGGGAATACGGATGGAACCTGAACTACGGCGGAATCGCCCTCATGTGGAGGGGCGGATGCATTATCCGTTCCGTCTTCCTGGGACGCATCAAGGAGGCCTTCGACAAGAAGGCGGACCTGAACAACCTGCTCATGGATGACTGGTTCAAGAACAAGATCGACGAGTGCCAGGCCTCCTGGCGTAGGGTCGTCGCCAAGGCCGTTGAACTGGGGATTCCCACCCCGGCCTTCTCCACCGCTCTGGCTTTTTACGACGGATACCGGAACGACCGGCTTCCCGCCAACCTGCTCCAGGCCCAGCGGGACTACTTCGGGGCCCACACCTACGAACGCGTGGACAAGCCCCGGGGCCAGTTTTTCCACACAAACTGGACCGGAACCGGCGGAGACGTTTCCGCCAGTACCTATAACGTGTAG